One Chloroflexota bacterium genomic region harbors:
- a CDS encoding ABC transporter substrate-binding protein, with the protein MRKGWTKGVAFFLVVVLTAAFGVGCGGGSEGKVTITIGEVTDLTGPAATAARWSHMTAVDIVRYWNDENLIPGVKLKLATWDERFDPSRDVPGYDWVRERGAKVIYSLVANFCESLKPFAERDKIVICASGATSPMIEPPGWVFAFSPTYAMDTKTLLQWLSENDWDYSNGVPKIGLPAWNEPIATDMDKAIKGYCQDHPGKFDYVGAFLAPVGAVMWSSQVQKVRDCDYVVLTSGVHGSFVEQFRGAGYTTKFIGPMAVAAFRGFLVDMLGWDSPLDGMITTGVHPWWGEGDSYPFIKLAEDILHRYHSASEANEIIYRGGCSYLGTGQTLWAILEVVKAAVEEVGAENFDGQAFYNAALEYKLSSPVWEGYPQWGFTQTKRYWQDDEMIYEWSAEARDLVRISDWVPLVTE; encoded by the coding sequence ATGAGAAAGGGTTGGACTAAGGGGGTGGCTTTCTTTCTGGTGGTGGTTCTGACTGCTGCGTTTGGTGTGGGCTGTGGCGGTGGAAGCGAAGGAAAGGTCACCATCACTATAGGTGAGGTCACTGACCTCACGGGGCCGGCAGCAACTGCAGCTCGGTGGTCACACATGACGGCAGTGGATATAGTGAGGTATTGGAACGATGAAAACTTAATCCCTGGGGTGAAGCTCAAGCTAGCCACTTGGGATGAGCGGTTCGACCCCTCCAGGGACGTGCCGGGGTATGATTGGGTCAGAGAGCGTGGAGCGAAGGTAATCTACAGCCTCGTAGCCAACTTTTGCGAATCACTAAAGCCCTTCGCAGAGAGAGACAAGATTGTCATATGCGCCTCGGGTGCAACTTCGCCCATGATCGAACCGCCTGGATGGGTGTTCGCCTTCAGCCCTACTTATGCCATGGATACCAAGACCCTCCTGCAATGGCTAAGCGAAAATGACTGGGACTATAGCAATGGCGTCCCCAAGATAGGCCTCCCGGCCTGGAATGAGCCCATCGCAACAGATATGGATAAGGCGATTAAGGGATACTGCCAGGATCATCCGGGTAAGTTCGACTATGTGGGTGCCTTTCTAGCTCCTGTGGGCGCTGTGATGTGGAGCAGCCAGGTACAGAAGGTGAGAGACTGTGATTATGTGGTTCTCACGAGTGGTGTTCATGGCTCCTTTGTGGAGCAGTTCCGCGGAGCGGGGTACACTACGAAGTTTATCGGCCCGATGGCCGTAGCCGCTTTCAGGGGTTTTCTCGTGGACATGCTTGGCTGGGACTCGCCGCTTGACGGTATGATCACCACTGGGGTGCATCCATGGTGGGGTGAGGGTGATTCGTACCCGTTCATCAAGCTGGCTGAGGATATTCTTCACAGGTACCACTCGGCTAGCGAGGCTAACGAGATAATCTATCGTGGCGGCTGTAGCTATCTCGGCACTGGCCAGACCTTATGGGCTATCCTGGAGGTTGTCAAGGCGGCAGTGGAGGAGGTGGGTGCCGAGAACTTTGATGGTCAGGCTTTCTACAACGCAGCGCTGGAGTACAAATTATCAAGCCCCGTTTGGGAAGGCTACCCGCAGTGGGGGTTCACTCAGACCAAGCGGTACTGGCAGGATGACGAAATGATTTATGAATGGAGCGCTGAGGCAAGAGATCTGGTACGCATCAGTGATTGGGTTCCTCTTGTTACAGAGTGA
- a CDS encoding Lrp/AsnC family transcriptional regulator: MSGKRTTRGVDETDLKLIRELEADARQSNARIAAKLGIPPTTAFRRLQRLLSEKIVQIRAVPDLAALGYQERAHMLINVRDGNVDTVADELARQPGIGSVLLTTGRYDIVSWVARHDSKDLFHFVRDTLGSIPHLASAESLPCLVDVKSTWALLTGRRQFTVGRWQTTAKLDSIDLALIRELEANPRSTSLELAGRIALSRTATSRRLRRLLDEGIVTVVSMPDAFALGYKAIAGLLLKVHPRSIESAADQLASDTRILHVVICAGRYDIVAWGVFANSAEMSRFIREDLGNIPAVIARETVTILRVVKVS; the protein is encoded by the coding sequence ATGTCAGGAAAACGAACTACTCGCGGGGTCGACGAGACAGACCTTAAGCTGATACGAGAACTCGAGGCAGATGCAAGGCAGTCGAATGCTAGAATTGCAGCCAAGCTCGGAATCCCCCCGACCACAGCATTCAGACGGCTGCAAAGGCTGCTGTCTGAGAAGATCGTTCAAATTCGTGCCGTTCCCGATTTGGCAGCCTTGGGATATCAGGAACGGGCACATATGCTCATCAACGTTCGTGATGGCAACGTAGACACCGTGGCCGATGAGTTGGCACGCCAGCCAGGCATAGGGAGCGTGCTTCTGACAACCGGACGTTATGACATTGTGTCGTGGGTAGCCAGACATGACTCCAAAGACTTATTTCACTTTGTCAGGGACACACTGGGCAGTATTCCTCACCTTGCCAGTGCGGAGAGCCTACCATGCCTTGTTGACGTCAAGAGTACCTGGGCCCTGCTCACTGGCAGACGCCAATTCACAGTCGGAAGATGGCAAACCACAGCGAAGCTGGATTCGATTGATCTAGCTCTGATCAGAGAGCTGGAGGCCAACCCAAGAAGCACCAGCCTGGAACTTGCCGGCAGAATTGCACTGAGCAGAACCGCTACGAGCAGGAGACTTCGCAGACTTCTGGATGAGGGCATCGTGACCGTAGTGAGCATGCCAGATGCCTTCGCGCTAGGGTACAAAGCAATCGCAGGGCTGTTACTGAAAGTCCATCCCCGTAGCATTGAGTCTGCAGCCGATCAACTGGCATCCGATACGCGAATTCTTCACGTCGTAATCTGCGCCGGGCGTTATGACATAGTGGCCTGGGGTGTCTTTGCTAATTCTGCCGAGATGTCCCGTTTCATTCGGGAGGATCTAGGCAATATTCCAGCGGTAATCGCACGTGAAACGGTCACAATCTTGAGGGTTGTGAAAGTATCGTGA
- a CDS encoding NAD(P)/FAD-dependent oxidoreductase, which translates to MPDYDVIVVGAGHNGLAAATILAKEGLKVLSVEKQRYVGGMAGTTEYFKGFKHNIGAWALMCHRKELMEAFELQKYGLEVIDPPISFHTIGDPPDAPYILYNDQNKLMEHLQRDHGEAAVQALAKLYELVQVVAEPMDKMRYGAPRSAGSLIDEAPDARTKDIMRRWVYGSAMDIIREIFPDRSKSRVIQGSLAAMAIDGINLGPYSPGSAFSMAYHFAVPGVGNWYQFPKGGMGMFSEALRKNLEAHGGEVKLGTRVKRILVNKGKVEGVELARGEKITAKVVLSNADAYATFIGMIGEEHVPADYVQMVKRINFQNPWIQIHATLKELPEFTGELAYANKGPLRAMMAYIPSPEHLERCYEAFKWGRVPETPASYYAIPSYFDKSLAPKGYYTCTFFANLYPVNAPKRQQEKLKEEMADKIIDFWTQRAPNFREAIMDRAVFSALTFEGMFGITGGCYCHGLHLVEQMFDLRPFPGWSPAYKTPIKNLYLCGCGCHPGGGVNGIPGYNCANQVLKDWKRKK; encoded by the coding sequence ATGCCTGACTATGATGTGATCGTCGTAGGAGCGGGCCATAATGGCCTGGCAGCGGCCACTATTCTGGCCAAAGAGGGGCTGAAAGTGCTAAGTGTGGAGAAGCAGCGGTACGTGGGCGGGATGGCAGGAACCACGGAGTATTTCAAAGGGTTCAAGCACAACATCGGCGCCTGGGCGCTGATGTGCCATCGCAAGGAACTCATGGAGGCCTTTGAGCTACAGAAGTACGGCCTGGAGGTGATCGACCCGCCCATATCGTTCCATACCATCGGCGATCCCCCTGATGCTCCGTATATCCTGTACAACGATCAGAATAAGCTAATGGAGCATCTGCAAAGGGACCACGGTGAGGCCGCTGTCCAGGCACTCGCGAAGCTGTACGAGCTCGTTCAGGTTGTTGCCGAGCCGATGGACAAGATGCGCTATGGGGCGCCCAGATCGGCAGGTTCGCTCATTGATGAGGCGCCGGATGCCCGAACCAAGGACATCATGCGGCGCTGGGTCTACGGCAGCGCCATGGATATCATCCGCGAAATCTTTCCTGACCGTTCCAAGAGCCGGGTGATACAAGGTTCCCTGGCTGCCATGGCCATTGACGGGATCAATTTGGGGCCATACAGTCCGGGAAGCGCGTTCTCCATGGCGTATCATTTTGCAGTTCCTGGTGTGGGCAACTGGTACCAGTTTCCCAAGGGCGGCATGGGGATGTTCTCGGAGGCCTTGAGGAAGAACCTCGAGGCGCATGGCGGTGAGGTAAAACTTGGCACACGGGTGAAGCGGATACTAGTGAACAAGGGAAAGGTGGAGGGGGTGGAGCTAGCAAGGGGTGAAAAGATAACTGCCAAAGTGGTGCTTTCCAATGCTGATGCGTATGCCACCTTTATCGGGATGATAGGTGAGGAACACGTGCCCGCTGATTACGTTCAGATGGTGAAGCGGATCAACTTCCAGAACCCGTGGATACAGATCCATGCCACGCTGAAGGAACTACCGGAGTTCACTGGTGAGCTTGCCTACGCCAATAAAGGGCCTCTTCGGGCGATGATGGCTTATATCCCCTCACCGGAACATCTAGAACGGTGTTATGAGGCTTTCAAGTGGGGCAGGGTGCCGGAGACGCCAGCGAGCTACTACGCTATTCCCAGCTACTTTGACAAGAGCCTCGCTCCGAAGGGCTACTACACCTGTACTTTCTTCGCCAACCTGTACCCGGTGAACGCTCCGAAGAGGCAGCAAGAGAAGCTGAAGGAGGAGATGGCTGACAAGATTATTGATTTCTGGACTCAGCGGGCCCCGAACTTCAGGGAGGCCATTATGGATCGGGCTGTTTTCTCTGCGCTGACCTTCGAAGGCATGTTCGGCATCACTGGAGGCTGCTACTGTCACGGGCTGCACCTCGTGGAACAGATGTTTGACCTCAGGCCCTTCCCGGGGTGGTCTCCGGCGTACAAGACGCCCATAAAGAATCTGTACCTCTGTGGCTGCGGGTGTCATCCTGGTGGGGGAGTGAACGGGATACCGGGTTACAACTGTGCGAATCAGGTCCTGAAAGACTGGAAGAGGAAGAAATAA
- a CDS encoding SDR family oxidoreductase: protein MDRLRGKVAIITGAGQGIGRGIARRFASEGAAVVIAEINAEQGQRTAREIETEFGVKAPFVRTDVSRKEDILAMVDITVNTFGRVDVLVNNAWGGGGYSRLEHKTDEDMEQALRVGFLAAFWAMQAVFPHMRRSGGGRIISMCSLNGVNAHMYTAEYNATKEALRTLTRTAAREWARHNILANIICPAAVTPAYEVFRSSSPENAAAILKQNPMGRMGDPERDIGGVALFLASEDSCYVTGNTIHADGGGHINGVSWAPELPE from the coding sequence ATGGATCGTTTGCGTGGCAAAGTTGCCATCATCACCGGTGCGGGCCAGGGCATCGGAAGGGGTATCGCCCGCCGTTTCGCCTCTGAAGGTGCTGCGGTGGTCATTGCGGAAATCAATGCTGAGCAGGGTCAGCGGACAGCCAGAGAAATCGAAACCGAATTCGGTGTGAAGGCGCCCTTCGTCAGGACTGACGTGTCGAGGAAAGAAGACATCCTGGCCATGGTGGACATCACCGTCAATACTTTTGGGCGTGTGGATGTCTTGGTCAACAACGCCTGGGGCGGGGGCGGCTACTCACGCTTGGAACACAAGACTGATGAGGACATGGAGCAGGCTCTGCGGGTTGGTTTTCTGGCTGCCTTTTGGGCCATGCAAGCGGTGTTTCCTCACATGCGTCGGAGCGGCGGTGGCCGGATAATCAGCATGTGCTCGCTGAATGGGGTGAATGCCCATATGTACACTGCTGAGTACAACGCCACCAAGGAGGCCTTGCGAACGCTTACGCGAACGGCGGCTCGGGAATGGGCTCGACATAACATCCTGGCCAATATCATCTGCCCAGCAGCGGTAACCCCGGCGTACGAGGTTTTTCGCAGTTCCAGCCCAGAGAACGCCGCTGCCATCCTCAAACAGAATCCGATGGGACGAATGGGCGACCCGGAGCGGGATATTGGGGGGGTAGCACTCTTCCTGGCATCCGAAGATTCCTGCTATGTGACCGGCAACACCATTCACGCCGACGGCGGCGGACACATCAATGGCGTTTCCTGGGCTCCTGAGTTGCCAGAGTGA